acacatgaaataacacttaattttaacatttactctcctttAACAGTCAGAAGcgaagcatgctgggaactagaagtcTGCTGTAACTCATTCCatgaatgtgtgtatatgtgtgtacaaTGCATTCACATTTATATGGGAACATGTATTTGCaatatatgtacacaataaaggataaaactttatgaatgtaatgctatttttgtcctcatttctaaatattttatatgtatcaaTATATATCCATACATGGTCAATGCATATATTGcagtatattgaaaaatataagcAGAAGTTTCCCatatatgaaaatgtattatgtaatatattgcattatattttgcagtatattCCCATTGTTTTTGTTCCATAAGGAAGTAAACCGACAAGGGTAACACATTGATACGAATTAATCTGTTGGTGTTTAACAGCGTCTGTCTATgaagtgtgaattggccttaacaGCTCTAGAACATTTCAATGTTTGTTTCACTCCACTCCAACTGAAATATTGTATAAAGCAATCAAACTCAGAATCATGTTATGCTGAATCTGCATGGTTGTGATCAATTGCAGCCTTGGGCCCAGTCACAGCCTCAATGATATTTATAACAacagtgtgtgagagtgtgatgTGGTTTAAATATCGGAAGGCATGTTGACTACGAAttatacccccccccccccatttttgACTTCACCCCCAATGAAAGCAGGTTGATCCAGACCTACAGTTGTAATGTTTACAAACTATTTAACTGTAAGATCCTCAGATGGGAAAGAGTATAAAAGAATGGAAAGAGTGTGTCAGTGAAGGTggttgtgaatgtgtgtagatGTGTGTTAGTTACAGGATCAGAGAATGACACTGTTCCTCTGTCATAGTCCAGATCAATTCTCACACGATCAAGCTTTTGTTCAACAAGAAATCCAGACTGTGTCAGATTGTACCCCACACTCCAGACATCACTGTGAGGGAAATCACGTCCCTTCCTCTGGTTTGATGCTGTAGTTACTCCAAGACACCAGTATGAACTGTCTTTAACCTCCACATCCCAGCAGTGTGTTCCTGAGTCAAAACCCTCTAAACCCAGAACACATTCATACCAGTCAAATCTCTCTGGATTGTCAGGACATGGATCGGGGTTCCAGTTGCTTGTCACGCTAGTCAGATCATCAGACAGGGCGAGATGTGGATGAGCAGTGTTTGGATCCAGAATCACAGGAGCTGATGAGACACAATCAACAGCTGCTTAAGAGGTCTTAATAGTTGTGTGTATTGTTTTAAAGTAGTTTCTTGTTACTGTCGGTTATGtttcatttaataattaattaattgttcattttaaaattttcaaaaaatttgTACAGAACCAGGTCAGGATCTTTAACTTTCCATCCATCATTTCCACTGTATAGCAGCACAGATCTTTTCCAGACTCACTGTTTTGGACAATGTCCTGCATCTTCTTCCAGACTCTGAACTGCAGGTTGCCCAAGTAATGTGACACATGAATCAAAGCTCCAGAAGCCATCTGTGGATCCGGCTGTGAGATCTGGATCAGAATCAGAGAgaccagagacaccagcagatCACTCACCTTTCCATTGAGACTGGAAACTCCTGCAGAACAAACACACCATTTATCATCAAGAACTCAATCAaccatcaatcaatcaatcaatgatCTGAAATCAGACCTTCAGAAAGCAGACGTCATTGTCTTTCTTCATCTCCTCCATGTCTTTGATTGTGTGTGAAAGAGCTGATATGTGTCTGTTCATCTCCTCCAGCTTCTCCTTCATCATCTGCTTCTTCTGCTCCTCTTCCTCCCTCAGTGCAGTGATTGTAGCTTCTTCTTCATCTCTGAGAAACTGATGAAGCTTCTCAAACTGCTGTTTAATCTGATGCTCTGTGTGCTCAGTTTGAGActgaaataaaatcacattCACATCAATCATCTCAAAGACACAACTGATTCTGGAGCAGCATGAAGAGTGAGTAAATGTGGGATAGTTAACTTTAACTTTATGAAGTACCAGTACTGTAGTAGTAGATGCTCTGTGTCTGTTGGGTCAAAATACACATTCTCAATCTCATCAGCATCTCTTCACAAAACAACACAATTTTAAATGGCTTTTTAAGAAGATACATTAATATATGGTATCATCTGAAAGCATAACAACTGAACTATGAAGATGTTTCTGTGTATAATGGTTGAGATTAAACttgctttaaataaatgtaaatattttcacCTATTTAACAACTACTTATTACACAGCTTATTAACTTACAACCCATAAGTGTTGCCTCAAATTCTTGTTAACAAGCACTAGACatgcttattctgtgcattttgcaggttaaacatttttttcgagatgaatatataaccttgtacaaaaataccatataaaaaggtactgcagggtttaaaaatgttttgcaggaCATAAGGGCATGAATTTAGTAAAGTGACGGTCTctgtaaaaaaacgtttttttttcagCGTCGTGTCATTTTACGTCACTAAAGGGAGTCGTTTGCCGagctcagtgttgattcagtgcagAGTAGGCTGGTATTCAGTGACAGCGGtcgtgaatcagtgtgttttctGTAGTTTTTGTATTCTGTTTATCATCGTCATGGtcaattattgtgtttgtggaggtTGCACAAACTTCAGCCTGTCAGGACATCGAGTCCAGAGGTTTAATAACAAGAAAAACTACGCACTATCTTCTGTGCCGGGGTGTGTTGTGCAGGTGAAGAGACGGGACTTCACTTCTGCATCTGCGTCGAAAAACGCGATATGATGGAGTTCAACATTGTAATACTACTGTAAATGAtgatattaaatgaataaacttaCACACGCGATATTCTTCACCGTTTTTACTTTAATCAATTTCAACactgatgaatacaaattatgtacacatgcatacagtctcacacttacacaaaacagttttgaattatGTGCTGGTAATGTAAATACTCCAATTTCATTCATGCCATACTGTAAACGTATACAttcaagttcacacaactacatAATCATGGCGTCATATACATCCTCACACTATCAGTGAATGGGCACGGAATAAACTCATAACacagaattaatgaataaaggataacattacatgaaacacatacagtaacacTATATGTTTGGCCGCCGGcgggagacatgatcacagatcCGTCAGAGATGCAGCTTGATGTGAATTGTGCACCgtaaatctttattattattattttatcatttcattTGCTAACTACCAAATCAGTCGTGATGAGAAACCGCTATATCACGTAACTTTAGTGTGGACGGATATTAACGCGTGTGAAATACGCCTGATCAAGGTTTATTAGATTCTGTTATTAGTAATCAATAACGTTACGCCTAGATGACCAATAGCTTTGCTATTGCCTGATTCATGATAataatctgtacaatattgtgatcTGAGCACATACCATTAGCTAAGCTAACATCGGTCGCTGCCCTGTTCTCCACTGCTTCTCCTCACACAACAGTTCAATTTGTCTATTTTGACCATTATTCTGTCTAATCCTGGCCTGTCCCTGCTCTCTTAAACACATAGCAGGCTAATTGTATGGCTGTGATTAGTTATACGAGtataaataagcatttacaGTTTCCTCAGCGTCCGAACTGTCATTGTGATCCATTGTTTTCCTATTGTTTATATTGATCGCGCTCCCTTGAGTTATGTCACTTCCGATTTGACATTTTTCAGATGCGGAAGTAAAATTCTCTCACAAAAAACGACTCCAGAAGCCTATGTAGCGTATTTATACgtgttttttcaagaaaatctatttaatacgttatttttctatacattgaatcactgaagctctaacctgcaatatgccctttaaaacatagacagttaaaaacataaactgtctttctaaaaaAAGACAGTTTATGTTTTGTCCAATTTTCTTTGAATTTTCGATCTaaatcagtcttttgtctaTTAGAATAATTGTGTATTCGTGTTCAGATaggctacaccactgtatcagtgtccagtttgcacatataattcatttgaagaagacttgatgaaatatgtgtgcataactacaccctgctggttaatgtttggtgcaggagaatgtgtgaaatatgtctataaaaactttaaacacggatactttattctgtatgagctatgttccacgtggctagtgttgttaaactcatCACGGACCTCCGCGCTGAAACCGATCATATGTGTGCTCCGTGTGTATCATGACAATCATATTTTTCATATGTTCGTATTtaaactccagttctgaccgcatcacgaacaaaatacaaacaacactcaAGTGCTTGCTGTGAAAACAGACACGTGGTTCGCGTGTTTGaacgcagctagagcaggcagagatgaatgaacagcacttttgggacatttgaattctccgctgtaatgcgatctcatgcgaacatatattttccatttgtgctggtagattagcaaaacaatccacatgcacacaaacctctgctctggtctcattgcaggaaaacacatttttgtgttgtagcactgaggaaacaAGCACCTGCTACGAAACCATGTCTCTGAATAACAACAGAGACCGAGGCAagagaagtgatacttcctcatgcataataccacgattataatcttatgcatactacagcgcagtgattggattgaatgAGCTTTAAGTCATGAATAAATGCAGAAACTGTTGAAGTCAGAGTGTTCGACCAGCCCATACTGGAGCCAATCAGCACTTCGGATCTTGCCGGTAGTACACAatgacgtcagattttgtgacgttgctccgacttTGCTTTTCAAACCAGAAGACAGAAATTGCTCtgaaaaattcaaaaataactaatttcaactttttaataaaattaatgagtaccttttgtgttttcaatgatgtgcagcctttacatatctgttcacagctcaaaaaatgtgttctggggtttcatgaccctttaagttTAACTTAAAATATAGATAATGAGTCTGAATCATGGATGTTGACTGGGAGAGAATTTGAAAGGTGTGGAGAAGCACGGCTAAAGGCCCTATGGCCCATGGTGGTTAGACGAGCAGAAGGTGTATGGAGGAGACCCAAAGAAGAAGAGCGGAGAGTTCAAGAAGGAATGTAAGGCTGTAAAAGATCTGAAAGGTAAGGTGGAGAGAGGTTATGAAGAGATTTGTAAGTGAGGAGAAGAATTTTAAATTCAATCCAGAATTTGATAGGAAGCCAATGCAGCTGTTGAAGTGATGGGGTAATATGTTGTATAGATGGAGTCCGGGTTATGATATGAGCAGCAGAATTCTGAATCAGTTTGGTTTATGAAGATATTTGTGTGGTAAACCAATTAAAAGAGAATTGCAGTAGTCAATGTGAGAGGTGACAAGCGAAtgaacaagaacagcaaaactATGAGGATTGTCAAAAGATGACCCTCAAGTTCCTAAACTGGTGGGAAAGGGAACGCGGAAGAACCATCAATGGACAAAGATAAACTGCAGGACCTAGAGATAATAGATTTAGTGCCAATAAGGAGTACTTCAGTCTTACTGCCATTACGTTTGAGAAAGTTGGCAGAAAACCAAACTTTTAATTTGTCTATTCAGTTGGTAAGACAGGCAGGTTGAAAAGTGGAATCAGGGTTTGTGGATACATAAAGCTgtgtatcatcagcgtaacagtggAATTTAATACCGTATTTTTAGAACATTTTACCACGTGGGAGAAGGTAAATTAGGAACAATAGGGGACCTAGGACAGAACTTTGGGGACACGACGGCTAACAGAAGAAGGTTgggatttaaatttttttagttGTACAAACTGTGTACGGTTTGAAAGGTATGAAGTGAACCAGGCGTAAGGAATAACAGTGATACCAATGGCGGACAACAGAATATTGTGTGAAATGGTCTCAAAAGCTGCAGTCAAATCAAGCAAAACAAGAATGGGTAAGGATTGAATAACAAGAATTGGAGTATGtcagaaaagaaaattaaaaatcaaaaatatttatagaagatttacccatttaacttgtttttaattattcagtttgggttaaagtatggtgtagcctattataaaaaaaaaaaaagtaaagtaaactagccagaaaatatgatatataaacattCTTTTAGTTATTACAGACAGCTATTTAGGCTTTAGCATACCCACATCAAACCAGAGTTtgcagtaattattattattattattattattattaggagTTTGCTGTCTTATAAAGCAAGTGTGAGTTCCAgtcaataaatataattatgtcAGACAAACAAATTCAGCAGTTCTAATAAAATTTgctaatgttaaaataattaatccTCACCTTGATCTGTTGAGCTGTTTTCTCAAACTctcctttaatgtttttattgtgtttaagtTTCTCTTGTAAGGACTTCAGTGCTGTATTGAGCTCCTCCTGCAATTTAAAGTGAAAATCTATAAGACACCAGAGATTTCTATAATATGCCCAAAATGGTAAAAAGAAAAGTGCATGTTTGTGACCACATTTTTTCTCTGATATAAACCTTACCTTGTATGATGAAACAGCTTCACTGATGGGTCTGAATTTATGATTTTCATGTTGTTGTGAATCTCTGCACACTAAACACACAGGCTGTTTGTCCTCCAGACAGAAGAGTTTGAGTTTCTCACTGTGTAAACTGCAGATCTCCTCAGATCCTGATGAACGCCTCTCATTTCTCTTCTTCAGGAACGACTCACACAAGTTTTTTAACACAAGATTATTTGGAGGATCATTTCTTGAGGATCTCCTCTTGCAGACGGGACACTCCTGAGTTTCCTTGGTTCTCCAGAACTGTTGAAGACACTCTTTACAGAAACTGTGACTACAAGATAAAACAACAGGAGCATTGAAGATTTCATGACACACGGGACAAGACAAATCATCCTCAGACAGTGAAGCCATTTTAACCATTTGAGCaccttaatttttctttttaatttttcttaatTTCACTTCCACTTTCCGAGTTATTGTTTCATGAGTCATTTTCTGATAAACAATGTAAGAGGGTGGGATTTCTGTTCACATGGGTGTGTTGAAACAAGTGTGATTTCTCCAggttaatgtaaaaaaaataataattcaaacgTATTTACATTAAAACTCTAAgtgtatattaaatgtattttgaaacaactttaagtatattaagtGTATTTTATGCTTAAGATcagttttaaaggattagttcacttttaaataaacttttcctgataatttacacacccccatgtcatccaagatgtccatgtctttctttcttcagtcgaaaagaaattaaggtttttgatgaaaacattccaggatttttctccttatagtggacttgaatgggcaccaaatgactgaaggtcaaaattagtttcgcTGCAGCTTCAGATTGTTCTACACggtcccagatgagaaataagggtcttatctagtgaaaccatcactcattttctgaaaaaaatttaaaattatataagttttaaccagaaatgctcatcttgaactagctctcttcttcttcttcttcttcttcttctttattagaattccagcagtgtagacgctgctaagtgtattactgccctccacaggtcaaagtttgaactaatttttatatgcaatatgctagttcaatagtatataacaattagtttgaactttgacctgcggagggcagtaatacacttagcagtgtctacactgctggaattctaataaagaagaagaagaagagagctagttcaagatgagcatttaaggttaaaacttatataattttcaatttttttcagaaaatgagtgatggcttcactagataagacccttatttctcatctgggatcgtgtagaacaatttgaagctgcactgaaactaattatgaccttcaactgtttggtgcccattgaagtccactataaggagaaaaatcctggaatgttttcatcaaaaactttcatttcttttcgactgaagaaagaaagacatgaacatcttggatgacatgggggtgagtaaattatcaggaaaagtttatttaaaagtgaactaatcctttaagctatTTGCAAATTAATATATTGAAATTGTGTTAAATTGTGACCACTTCAAGTACATTTAGTGCAAtttagtgtatttatttataattcatttaaaatatactttaatacttttttttaactacAGTTAGAATATATTTGAAGCTTCATTTTAATGTAACTTCAAGAACATTTCAGCTCATTAGAAATGCATTAGCATTACACTTctggtttattataaaaaaatgtatttatttattaaaaatgatatgATATATATCATGATATGGGTCTGCGCTAAATTTCACCTCAGCAGAATTTAGTATAACAGTTGTTTATTAAACACTGCATACTTTGAGGCCATTGCTAACAGAGAAGGCAGTTGCTCTTTGCATTATGTAGGGCCTCTTTAGCACTGAATAAAAATACTCCCTGCCAGGTACAATAttctgattgttttttttttgtttttttgtttttttttaattcagaaatATACTGGGGGGCAAGACCATGAAGTGCTTTGAAATGTGATGAGGAGTATTTTGTATTGAATTAGGAAAAGAACATGGAAGTAATGTGAGAAGATTTCTTTGAATAAGTGAGAACCCTAGCTGCAGAGTTTTGAATGTATAGGAGCTTATTAATTGTTGTGTATGATAAACCATAGAAAAGAGAATTACAATAGTCGAGTTGGGAAGTAATGAAGGCATGAACCAGTGTCTCAGCATCATTGGTATGGAAGAAGGGACGTAAACGTGCAATATTACAGAGGTGAAAGAAGGCAGACTTAGTGAGTGAAGAGATGTGTGGAAGGAAGGAGAGTGATGAGTCGAAGATTATACCCAGGTTTTTAACTGAGGTGGAAGGTTGGACCAAGACTCCTGCAATGTTAACACTGTCAAGACAGAAACGAGATACAGATTTCGGTGAACCAACAATTAGTAGATCTGTTTTATCTGTGTTGAATTTGAGAAAGTTACTGGTCATCCAGGTATTAACATAATAAATACAAGCAGATATGGAGTTGATGAGAGAAGGAGAATTGTGTTGAAAACTAATATAGAGTTGGGTGTTGTCTGCATAGCAGTGGAAGTCGAAGCCATGATGACGGATGATATTACCTAATGGGAGCATGTAAATGATGAACAGTAAAGGTCCAAGAACAGAACCCTGAGGAACACTTGGCTTGGAAGTGGACTTGGCTTGGTGAATAGAGATGTAATGCTGACATTCAGAAAGGTAAGAAATGAACCAGGATAGAGCAGTACCAGAAATACCAAGAGCAGAGAGTCGTGAAATGAGAATACTATGAGAGATTGTGTCAAAAGCAGAGGAAAGATCTAATAGAATTAAAATGCTATCATGCTGTTTCAGTGCTGTGGTGAGTGCGAAATCCGGATTGGAAACATTCATAGAGGTTGtgagatgaaaaataacattgaagtTGAGCAGCAACAACTTTTTCAAGCAGCTTTGAAAGAAATGGAAGGTTCGAGATAGGTCTGTAATTTATCATGTCAGAAGGATCGAAACCAGGTTTTTTTAAGACAGGTGTGACAGCTGCAGTTTTTAATTCAAGAGGAACAACACCAGTACTGTGTAGTTGAGAAATGAGAAGTGAAATAGGCAATGAGATGACAGGTGCACAGCTTTTAAGTAAAGCAGTAGGAGCAGGGTCAAGACGACAGAAAGATGCATTTGATTTCTTGATTAGCTCAGAGATATAAGCAGGGGTTGGAGGGTTAAAGTCAGTAAGAGTACCAGGTACAAAATCAGAGGGGAAGTCATGCAAGAGGTGAGAGGAGTTAGTAGGTGAAAAGAGATCATAtatgcaatt
The window above is part of the Chanodichthys erythropterus isolate Z2021 chromosome 3, ASM2448905v1, whole genome shotgun sequence genome. Proteins encoded here:
- the LOC137009092 gene encoding nuclear factor 7, ovary-like; this encodes MVKMASLSEDDLSCPVCHEIFNAPVVLSCSHSFCKECLQQFWRTKETQECPVCKRRSSRNDPPNNLVLKNLCESFLKKRNERRSSGSEEICSLHSEKLKLFCLEDKQPVCLVCRDSQQHENHKFRPISEAVSSYKEELNTALKSLQEKLKHNKNIKGEFEKTAQQIKSQTEHTEHQIKQQFEKLHQFLRDEEEATITALREEEEQKKQMMKEKLEEMNRHISALSHTIKDMEEMKKDNDVCFLKEFPVSMERIQISQPDPQMASGALIHVSHYLGNLQFRVWKKMQDIVQNTPVILDPNTAHPHLALSDDLTSVTSNWNPDPCPDNPERFDWYECVLGLEGFDSGTHCWDVEVKDSSYWCLGVTTASNQRKGRDFPHSDVWSVGYNLTQSGFLVEQKLDRVRIDLDYDRGTVSFSDPVTNTHLHTFTTTFTDTLFPFFYTLSHLRILQLNSL